One window of Phycisphaeraceae bacterium genomic DNA carries:
- a CDS encoding 5-(carboxyamino)imidazole ribonucleotide synthase — protein sequence MLIGVLGAGQLGMMIAQAGARLGHSFRFLDPIADSPARVAGDLIVGDFTSTDALKRFAHKLDIVTWEFENVPCSAVQVLSRSVPTRPGIALLEIAQDRLSEKMAFSEIGLAPARHLPISSLADLRDAVGALGVSCILKTRRMGYDGKGQFLIRACEDVDAAWQKLGGAGDLILEALVDFEREVSLIACRSASGSAVRKDAGNVGGNGIAFYPMPTNVHKGGILRVSRAGEGAEIEPELELAARAAMAKLLGGVDYVGVMTIEFFVVRRADGGRALIANEMAPRVHNSGHWTIEGARTSQFENHCRAISGMELGSAALTHPAAAMVNIVGEAPDRAKIAGVKGATLHMYGKEPREGRKLGHITLVGSRAEVDSGLEALRGTPGTIIG from the coding sequence ATGCTGATCGGTGTACTCGGCGCAGGGCAACTCGGCATGATGATCGCCCAGGCCGGCGCGCGCCTCGGCCACTCATTCCGCTTCCTCGATCCGATCGCCGATTCTCCCGCGAGAGTTGCGGGCGATCTCATCGTCGGCGATTTCACCAGCACCGACGCACTCAAACGCTTCGCGCACAAGCTCGACATTGTCACCTGGGAATTCGAGAATGTCCCTTGCAGCGCGGTGCAGGTGCTCTCGCGCTCCGTACCCACGCGTCCCGGCATCGCGCTCCTTGAGATCGCGCAGGATCGTCTCAGCGAAAAGATGGCGTTCTCTGAGATCGGTCTCGCACCGGCGCGCCACCTGCCGATTTCCTCGCTCGCCGATCTGCGCGACGCCGTTGGCGCGCTCGGCGTTTCGTGTATACTCAAGACCCGGCGCATGGGGTACGACGGCAAGGGGCAGTTCCTCATCCGCGCGTGCGAAGATGTCGATGCCGCGTGGCAGAAACTCGGCGGCGCGGGCGACCTGATACTCGAAGCGCTGGTCGACTTCGAACGCGAAGTGTCACTCATCGCGTGCCGCAGCGCGTCAGGCAGCGCAGTCCGCAAGGATGCAGGCAATGTCGGAGGCAATGGCATCGCGTTTTATCCGATGCCGACCAACGTACACAAGGGCGGAATCCTCCGGGTGAGCCGCGCGGGTGAGGGCGCGGAGATCGAACCCGAGCTTGAGCTCGCGGCGCGCGCGGCGATGGCGAAGCTCCTCGGTGGTGTCGACTACGTTGGCGTGATGACGATCGAGTTCTTTGTGGTTCGCCGCGCTGATGGAGGGCGAGCGCTGATCGCGAACGAGATGGCGCCGCGCGTGCACAACAGCGGACACTGGACAATCGAGGGCGCGCGCACGAGTCAATTCGAGAATCACTGCCGCGCGATCAGTGGGATGGAGCTCGGTTCGGCAGCGCTCACTCATCCGGCCGCGGCGATGGTGAACATCGTGGGCGAGGCGCCGGACCGGGCGAAGATCGCGGGGGTGAAGGGCGCGACGCTCCACATGTACGGCAAGGAGCCGCGCGAAGGGCGCAAGCTCGGGCACATCACCCTCGTGGGTTCGAGGGCCGAAGTCGATTCGGGGCTCGAAGCGCTCCGCGGCACGCCGGGCACGATCATCGGTTGA
- a CDS encoding trypsin-like peptidase domain-containing protein, protein MRMGMFGAAGLSLVLFAGAAQSVYAEAPSPEELRDEIRAMVQTARDKVFPALVNISVVTTNFEGGEESKGGATGSGTIISKQGHILTNQHVVNDGKKFKITLADRTIVPAKLVGEDPLTDLAILQINMDELPKGTELAVAEFGDSNKLAIGDTVMAMGSPFALSRSVTLGIVSNNERVFTSGFLREEVEEMQGEAGSTGIFTRWIQHDAAINPGNSGGPLVNLEGKIVGVNTLGGSNMGFASPGNLARQVADAIIKDGEVVRSWIGVSLKNIRDTGYEDGVLVNVVIEDSPAYEAGLRAGDRIVELDGKPVTARFVEEIPPLVKSFADRPVGSQIEVGYVRAGERKDATITTKKLLRERGDRAALRLWGVTIAEITEKLAEDLHLTNRDGVFVTGVKGGSPGDLSEPSLQGGDIIKTIGGKPVKSVHEAIAAYKSVMNPDDAKNLTPAEAASKIPEFLLIEFDRRGKSQATLIKPRPDKKEDPPRELPKAWIGIATQPVLRDLAREMGLESQTGHMITRIYPGTLAEKSDLKVGDVIIAINGDKTSVKGMQDTGALQRKIRTLNTDGEAVVKVLRKGSDGKPVPEEIKVTLERTRLSPEEARRDTNKDFEITVRELTFFDRDDNRWEQTVDGVIVSGAEPLGWAGASGIRSGDLIQRISVPSDASGAEEWSETITDLDGYRKAMARLAKEQPARVTMGILRDNRAMYRYLEPEWKPTVQSDGAKDAPAK, encoded by the coding sequence ATGCGAATGGGAATGTTTGGCGCGGCGGGTCTTTCACTCGTGCTCTTTGCCGGCGCCGCGCAGAGCGTGTACGCGGAAGCGCCGAGCCCCGAAGAGCTGCGCGACGAGATCCGCGCGATGGTGCAGACGGCGCGCGACAAAGTGTTTCCCGCGCTCGTCAACATCTCGGTCGTCACGACCAACTTCGAGGGGGGCGAAGAATCCAAGGGCGGCGCGACAGGCAGCGGCACGATCATCAGCAAGCAGGGTCACATCCTCACGAATCAGCACGTCGTGAACGACGGCAAGAAATTCAAGATCACCCTGGCAGATCGGACGATCGTGCCGGCGAAACTCGTCGGCGAAGACCCGCTCACGGACCTTGCGATTCTGCAGATCAACATGGATGAGTTGCCCAAAGGGACAGAGCTCGCGGTCGCGGAATTCGGCGATTCGAACAAGCTCGCGATCGGCGACACGGTGATGGCGATGGGTTCGCCGTTCGCGCTCTCGCGGAGCGTGACGCTCGGCATCGTCAGCAACAACGAGCGCGTCTTCACCAGCGGGTTCCTGCGCGAAGAAGTGGAGGAGATGCAGGGAGAAGCCGGGAGCACCGGCATCTTCACGCGCTGGATCCAGCACGATGCCGCGATCAACCCCGGCAACTCGGGCGGCCCGCTCGTGAACCTCGAAGGAAAGATTGTCGGCGTCAACACGCTGGGCGGCAGCAACATGGGCTTTGCGAGCCCGGGCAATCTGGCGCGCCAGGTTGCGGATGCGATCATCAAGGACGGCGAGGTTGTGCGCTCGTGGATCGGCGTGAGCCTCAAGAACATCCGCGATACCGGCTACGAAGACGGCGTGCTCGTGAACGTGGTGATCGAGGATTCACCGGCGTACGAGGCCGGTCTTCGCGCGGGCGATCGCATCGTTGAGCTCGACGGGAAGCCGGTGACGGCGCGCTTCGTCGAAGAGATTCCGCCGCTGGTGAAGAGCTTTGCGGATCGGCCGGTCGGGAGCCAGATCGAGGTCGGCTACGTGCGCGCTGGCGAGCGGAAGGATGCGACGATTACGACCAAGAAGCTGCTGCGAGAGCGCGGCGACCGTGCGGCGCTGCGATTGTGGGGCGTCACCATCGCCGAGATCACCGAGAAGCTCGCGGAGGATCTGCACCTGACGAACCGCGACGGCGTGTTCGTCACCGGCGTGAAGGGCGGCAGCCCGGGCGATCTCTCCGAGCCTTCCCTGCAGGGCGGCGACATCATCAAGACCATTGGCGGCAAGCCGGTGAAGAGCGTGCACGAGGCGATCGCGGCGTACAAGTCGGTCATGAACCCGGACGACGCGAAGAACCTCACTCCCGCCGAGGCCGCATCGAAGATTCCGGAATTTCTGCTCATCGAGTTCGATCGGCGCGGGAAGAGCCAGGCGACATTGATCAAGCCGCGCCCGGATAAGAAGGAAGACCCGCCGCGCGAACTGCCGAAGGCCTGGATCGGCATCGCGACGCAGCCGGTGCTGCGTGACCTGGCGCGCGAGATGGGGCTCGAGAGCCAGACCGGCCACATGATCACGCGCATCTATCCGGGAACGCTCGCCGAGAAGAGCGACCTGAAGGTGGGCGACGTGATCATCGCGATCAACGGAGACAAGACATCCGTCAAGGGGATGCAGGACACCGGTGCGCTTCAGCGGAAAATCCGGACTCTGAACACCGACGGCGAAGCGGTGGTCAAGGTGCTGCGCAAGGGCAGCGACGGGAAGCCGGTTCCGGAAGAGATCAAGGTGACGCTCGAGCGCACACGGCTCTCGCCCGAAGAAGCGCGGCGCGACACGAACAAGGATTTCGAGATTACCGTGCGCGAGCTCACGTTCTTCGATCGCGACGACAACCGCTGGGAACAGACGGTGGACGGCGTGATCGTGTCGGGGGCGGAGCCGCTCGGCTGGGCGGGCGCATCGGGGATTCGCTCGGGCGATCTGATCCAGCGCATCAGCGTGCCGAGCGACGCGAGCGGCGCCGAAGAATGGAGCGAGACGATCACGGATCTTGATGGCTATCGCAAAGCAATGGCGCGGCTCGCGAAGGAGCAACCGGCGCGCGTCACGATGGGAATCCTGCGCGACAACCGGGCGATGTACCGCTACCTCGAACCGGAATGGAAGCCGACGGTGCAGAGCGATGGGGCGAAGGACGCTCCCGCCAAGTAG
- a CDS encoding GDP-mannose 4,6-dehydratase has translation MRDRPTLITGVAGFIGSHTAEALLRSGRRVVGIDNFDPFYPERLKRLNLAEVEATAAKHDAGFEFIPCDITNQNEVAFLFERTNPGAIIHLAAKAGVRPSIADPAGYARVNVTGTSILLDQCAKHNLERVVIASSSSVYGTLAPGEKSRPFREDENVDRPISPYAATKRACELIGYTHHHLTKQPVAMLRFFTVFGPRQRPDLAIRSFMSKIASGEQLTLFGDGTSSRDYTFVADTVGGILSALDRIPTFGYRIWNLGNSKPIKLDEMVDAIAKAVGKPAKIARAPMQAGDVLATWADPKRSREELGYEPKTSFEQGLARQWEWMQRNKAETK, from the coding sequence GTGCGTGACCGACCGACACTGATCACCGGCGTGGCGGGCTTCATCGGATCGCACACGGCCGAAGCGCTTCTCCGCTCCGGCAGGCGCGTCGTCGGAATCGACAACTTCGATCCGTTCTATCCCGAGCGCCTCAAACGGCTCAACCTCGCCGAAGTCGAAGCAACCGCCGCGAAGCACGACGCCGGCTTCGAGTTCATTCCCTGTGACATCACCAATCAGAACGAAGTCGCTTTCTTGTTCGAGCGCACGAACCCCGGCGCGATCATCCATCTCGCCGCCAAGGCCGGCGTGCGCCCCAGCATCGCCGACCCCGCCGGTTACGCGCGAGTCAATGTCACCGGAACCAGCATCCTGCTCGATCAGTGCGCCAAGCACAACCTCGAGCGCGTTGTGATCGCCTCGTCCAGCTCGGTCTACGGAACGCTCGCGCCCGGCGAGAAATCGCGCCCGTTCCGCGAAGACGAGAACGTCGATCGGCCCATCAGCCCCTACGCCGCGACCAAGCGCGCCTGCGAACTCATCGGCTACACGCACCATCACCTGACGAAGCAGCCGGTGGCCATGCTCCGGTTCTTCACGGTCTTTGGCCCGCGCCAGCGCCCCGACCTCGCCATCCGGTCGTTCATGTCGAAGATCGCATCGGGCGAGCAGCTCACGCTCTTCGGCGATGGGACCTCCAGCCGCGACTACACCTTCGTCGCCGACACCGTCGGCGGCATTCTCAGCGCGCTCGACCGCATCCCCACTTTCGGCTACCGCATCTGGAACCTGGGCAACAGCAAACCCATCAAGCTCGACGAAATGGTCGATGCGATCGCAAAGGCCGTCGGCAAACCCGCCAAGATCGCTCGCGCGCCGATGCAGGCCGGCGATGTGCTCGCGACCTGGGCCGACCCGAAGCGCTCGCGCGAAGAACTCGGGTATGAGCCCAAGACCTCTTTCGAACAAGGCCTCGCGCGCCAGTGGGAATGGATGCAGCGAAACAAAGCCGAAACCAAATGA
- a CDS encoding Mrp/NBP35 family ATP-binding protein, with product MQQVAQLAHSKITQIAQRNGEAVDSLIVEFVDDAGAVVHTARFGGMTTKSAQEAAPPRSQPTPPAGGAGHEPIPGLSKSAKPAGASALPGVRNIIAVGAGKGGVGKSSIALNLAVGLARRGLAVGLLDGDIYGPSMPTMLGLGALEQAVVAGRLQPFYVHGIKAITIGKLVDPDRPLIWRGPMAHGAFKQLTEQTSWGELDYLIIDLPPGTGDIALTMAQTLQLTGAIVVCTPQKVAQDDAVRAAGMFKQLGIDVLGVVENMSYFVGDDGKSYDIFGRGGAEVMAQRLGVPFLGAVPITMALRENSDKGDPSANFEGTDGAGGRLRDALENLVTNLESQAALAAMRSGAQKPVLTIS from the coding sequence ATGCAGCAGGTGGCGCAGCTCGCGCACTCGAAGATCACGCAGATCGCGCAGCGAAACGGCGAAGCGGTCGATTCGTTGATCGTCGAATTCGTGGACGATGCGGGCGCGGTAGTGCACACGGCGCGATTCGGAGGGATGACGACGAAGAGTGCACAAGAAGCCGCGCCGCCTCGAAGCCAGCCGACCCCACCCGCGGGCGGCGCGGGACACGAACCAATTCCCGGCTTGTCGAAGAGCGCGAAGCCTGCGGGCGCGAGCGCGCTGCCGGGCGTGCGCAACATCATCGCGGTCGGCGCGGGCAAGGGCGGCGTCGGCAAGAGCAGCATCGCGCTGAACCTGGCCGTCGGTCTTGCGCGCCGGGGGCTGGCCGTCGGATTGCTCGACGGTGATATCTACGGACCGTCGATGCCGACGATGCTCGGGCTCGGCGCGCTCGAGCAGGCGGTGGTCGCGGGAAGGCTCCAGCCTTTCTATGTGCACGGGATCAAGGCGATCACGATCGGGAAACTGGTCGATCCGGATCGGCCGTTGATCTGGCGCGGGCCGATGGCGCACGGCGCGTTCAAGCAGCTCACCGAGCAGACGAGCTGGGGCGAACTCGACTATCTCATCATCGACCTGCCACCGGGCACGGGCGACATCGCGCTGACGATGGCGCAGACGCTTCAGCTGACGGGCGCGATCGTCGTGTGCACGCCTCAGAAAGTGGCGCAGGACGATGCGGTGCGGGCGGCGGGCATGTTCAAGCAGCTCGGCATCGATGTGCTCGGCGTGGTTGAGAACATGAGCTACTTCGTCGGCGACGATGGGAAGTCATACGACATTTTCGGGCGGGGCGGCGCGGAGGTGATGGCGCAGCGCCTGGGCGTGCCGTTCCTCGGCGCGGTGCCGATCACGATGGCGCTGCGCGAGAACAGCGACAAGGGCGACCCGAGCGCGAACTTCGAGGGCACGGACGGCGCGGGCGGTCGGCTGCGCGATGCGCTCGAGAACCTCGTGACGAATCTCGAATCGCAGGCGGCGCTCGCGGCGATGCGGAGCGGCGCGCAGAAGCCGGTCTTGACGATCTCGTAG
- a CDS encoding GAF domain-containing protein, with product MPRLTFHDLGVWYPGAFLARKFPWIIGRVGFPLLVVVVPLLTPLLLDLVRSGSLKPSLKVAVLIAIGVSAAAVAYLKEAESRLEKLEKEDAIAAVHQARQDVWRRIGELNSDAAGATGQLVEALDDRSRNQPKFQSQVEHLQTAILANIADCLSQHLGLDRRVISANWSVLQVQEGKEYFVPLRYDRHDVRRAHGSRSHELASDKPGASRALLTGKVTLVPDTQSSDMLPFFPDSPAYRSILSIPVTVRNSRLGVVNIDATEPNLLSLDLETLVADLAYLIGLCEHLKGE from the coding sequence ATGCCTCGCTTAACGTTTCACGATCTCGGGGTCTGGTATCCCGGAGCTTTTCTTGCCAGAAAGTTTCCTTGGATAATTGGGCGTGTTGGGTTTCCACTTTTGGTTGTGGTAGTGCCCCTGCTGACCCCTTTGCTTTTGGATTTGGTTCGTTCCGGCTCGCTGAAGCCTTCATTGAAGGTGGCCGTCTTGATTGCGATTGGTGTCTCTGCTGCAGCTGTCGCGTATTTGAAGGAAGCGGAAAGTCGGCTTGAAAAGCTGGAGAAAGAAGACGCGATAGCTGCGGTGCATCAAGCGAGGCAAGACGTTTGGCGTCGAATCGGAGAGCTTAATAGTGATGCCGCTGGGGCAACTGGGCAACTCGTCGAAGCGCTGGATGACAGGAGCCGAAACCAACCAAAGTTTCAATCGCAGGTTGAGCACCTTCAAACCGCAATTTTGGCGAACATTGCGGACTGCCTTTCTCAGCACCTCGGTCTGGACCGAAGAGTGATCAGCGCAAATTGGTCGGTCCTCCAAGTTCAAGAGGGAAAGGAGTATTTCGTCCCTCTTCGTTACGACCGTCATGACGTCCGAAGGGCACACGGAAGCCGCTCTCATGAATTGGCGTCTGATAAGCCGGGAGCTTCGCGTGCCCTCCTGACTGGGAAAGTCACGCTCGTACCGGACACGCAGAGCTCAGATATGCTTCCCTTTTTTCCGGATTCGCCCGCCTATCGGTCGATTCTTTCAATACCCGTAACAGTACGGAATTCCAGGCTGGGGGTCGTGAATATTGACGCTACTGAGCCGAACTTGCTTTCTCTCGACTTAGAAACTCTTGTCGCCGATCTGGCGTATCTGATAGGATTATGCGAGCATCTAAAAGGGGAGTAG
- the gmk gene encoding guanylate kinase: MPPPAHRLPTDTDDGMVVIISGPSGVGKTTITRGIERSISDAVFSVSWTTRPSSGIDVEGVDYHFATDDEFEAMNAKGEFLETAGVYGKMYGTPKGWVFEQLKRGRLVILEIDVVGAVNVKKQIPDAFAIFVLPPNEESLLERLRGRRREEESAIQKRFAQAKAEIQQARICGVYDLFLVNEHLDDALGKAIKAIGVERERRRMTTR; the protein is encoded by the coding sequence ATGCCTCCTCCTGCACACCGTTTGCCCACCGATACCGACGACGGAATGGTCGTCATCATCTCCGGTCCATCGGGCGTCGGAAAGACGACAATCACCCGCGGCATCGAGCGCTCCATCTCCGATGCGGTCTTCTCGGTCTCGTGGACCACCCGCCCTTCGTCGGGTATCGACGTCGAAGGCGTCGACTATCACTTCGCCACCGACGATGAATTCGAGGCGATGAACGCCAAAGGCGAGTTCCTCGAGACCGCCGGTGTTTACGGAAAAATGTACGGCACGCCCAAGGGCTGGGTCTTCGAGCAACTCAAGCGGGGACGGCTTGTGATTCTGGAGATCGATGTCGTCGGCGCCGTCAACGTCAAGAAACAGATCCCCGACGCCTTCGCGATCTTCGTCCTCCCTCCGAATGAAGAAAGCCTGCTCGAGCGCCTGCGCGGGCGCCGACGCGAAGAGGAGTCCGCGATCCAGAAACGATTCGCGCAGGCTAAGGCCGAAATCCAGCAGGCCCGCATCTGCGGCGTCTACGACCTCTTCCTCGTCAACGAGCACCTCGACGATGCGCTCGGCAAAGCCATCAAGGCGATCGGTGTCGAACGCGAGCGAAGACGCATGACCACGAGATGA
- a CDS encoding aspartate carbamoyltransferase catalytic subunit encodes MVKSRKGRRRNAAPGKFGSQWPHKDLIGLQGVPASQIRALLMASRKYVDVTTDVSGSPLQGTTIANLFFEDSTRTRTSFTNAAHRLRAHVSNLLGAFSSVTKGETLIDTARNVEAMGAHALVIRARHAGAAALIASNVHCPVINAGDGKHEHPTQGLLDIYTLAEAHKRLSDFDMKGLTVAIVGDVVSSRVARSTIAGLTTLGARVVCVGPAGLAPRSLESLGTGVRVTHDLDGVLPKVDAVMMLRVQFERHDAPPDPAGKSSPAIASVREYKSFFGMTAQRAGRLKRGAVIMHPGPINRGIELDPDVADGPQSVILRQVTVGVGVRMAALEACSRACSRSS; translated from the coding sequence ATGGTGAAGTCGCGCAAAGGGCGCCGGCGAAATGCCGCGCCGGGCAAATTCGGCTCGCAGTGGCCGCACAAAGACCTGATCGGGCTTCAGGGCGTCCCAGCCTCGCAGATCCGCGCGCTCCTCATGGCCTCTCGGAAGTACGTGGACGTCACCACCGACGTCTCCGGTTCACCGCTCCAGGGCACGACGATCGCCAACCTGTTCTTCGAAGATTCGACGCGTACCCGCACCAGTTTCACCAACGCCGCTCACCGCCTCCGCGCGCACGTTTCCAATCTGCTCGGCGCGTTCTCCAGCGTCACCAAGGGCGAAACGCTCATCGACACGGCGCGCAACGTGGAAGCCATGGGAGCGCACGCGCTCGTCATCCGCGCCCGCCACGCCGGTGCCGCGGCACTCATCGCCTCCAACGTCCACTGCCCGGTCATCAACGCGGGCGACGGCAAGCACGAACACCCGACGCAAGGCCTGCTCGATATCTACACGCTCGCCGAAGCCCACAAACGCCTGAGCGACTTCGACATGAAGGGCCTGACCGTCGCGATCGTCGGCGATGTTGTGTCTTCGCGCGTTGCGCGATCGACCATCGCCGGCCTCACGACCCTCGGCGCCCGCGTCGTCTGCGTCGGCCCTGCCGGACTCGCTCCGCGCAGCCTCGAGTCGCTCGGCACCGGCGTCCGAGTCACGCACGATCTCGACGGCGTGCTGCCAAAGGTCGATGCCGTCATGATGCTCCGCGTGCAGTTCGAGCGCCACGATGCGCCGCCCGACCCCGCGGGCAAGAGCTCCCCCGCCATCGCCTCCGTCCGCGAGTACAAGTCGTTCTTCGGAATGACCGCTCAGCGCGCCGGCCGCCTCAAACGCGGCGCCGTCATCATGCACCCCGGCCCGATCAACCGCGGCATCGAGCTCGACCCCGACGTCGCCGACGGGCCGCAGTCCGTCATCCTGCGCCAGGTCACCGTCGGCGTCGGCGTCCGCATGGCGGCGCTCGAAGCGTGTTCGCGGGCTTGCTCCCGGTCGTCGTGA
- a CDS encoding UbiX family flavin prenyltransferase, whose protein sequence is MVTGLLVFRIVDPLHRLRGQLVVHGVGEFRCIRGGSGNVERRRFEHADLIFARARHVPRVPAACESHLDTPVDATAGGFVGDFEDGAHDVDACDLAPEPDAGDVIDRERGGVGFGDGLHAVAHDRSDSLVGLFGRAGGQIDRKGRVVATGGRVAHRRPADCRGDGVLHVGAVVDVFDRELVTGDGRVVGVFACAGRERDRAREREKSREAQFHSVFLRSVGRWSKSPHGPGRGRIVGSLQKEVKPRIGREKPGERSGVPKKRGKSGLIASPKQARRFVVGISGASGAWYAQRLLEILLGGGHEIHLVVSDYGKRLLFDESGVRAIDLASLCPRLAKAATRSRVAELSERLIVHPNKDVGAVIASGSFIHDGMVVIPCSSASLGAMASGSGSNLLCRAAMVTLKERRPLIVCHREMPLSLIDIRNMETLALAGATICSPNPGFYLLPDSVGEIVDFTVGKVLDLLKVEHDLKTRWEGAEREAD, encoded by the coding sequence ATGGTAACGGGCTTACTTGTCTTCCGAATCGTCGACCCGCTGCATCGGCTGCGGGGGCAACTCGTCGTCCACGGAGTTGGAGAGTTTCGGTGCATCCGCGGCGGTTCCGGGAATGTGGAGCGCCGGCGGTTCGAGCACGCCGATCTCATATTCGCTCGAGCCCGTCACGTGCCACGGGTTCCAGCCGCCTGCGAGTCGCACCTCGACACCCCGGTAGACGCGACCGCCGGTGGGTTTGTCGGCGACTTCGAAGACGGGGCGCACGACGTCGATGCGTGCGATCTCGCCCCGGAGCCAGACGCGGGTGACGTGATAGATCGGGAGCGAGGTGGAGTTGGCTTCGGTGATGGGCTGCACGCCGTGGCCCACGATCGAAGCGATTCGCTGGTAGGTCTCTTCGGACGAGCCGGCGGGCAGATTGATCGCAAAGGGCGCGTTGTCGCCACCGGGGGGCGGGTAGCGCATCGCCGTCCAGCGGACTGCCGCGGCGATGGCGTTCTTCATGTTGGGGCTGTTGTTGACGTTTTTGATCGCGAACTCGTCACCGGTGATGGGCGGGTAGTTGGCGTATTCGCGTGCGCAGGACGCGAGCGCGATCGTGCCCGAGAGCGTGAGAAGAGTCGTGAGGCGCAATTTCATAGCGTCTTCCTTCGGTCCGTCGGGCGTTGGAGCAAGAGTCCGCACGGCCCCGGCCGCGGGAGAATAGTGGGTTCCTTGCAGAAAGAGGTCAAGCCGCGAATCGGGCGAGAGAAACCGGGCGAAAGATCAGGCGTGCCGAAGAAGCGCGGGAAGTCGGGATTGATTGCATCGCCGAAACAAGCCAGACGGTTTGTTGTGGGGATTTCGGGAGCATCGGGCGCGTGGTATGCGCAGCGATTGCTCGAGATTCTTCTTGGCGGCGGCCACGAGATTCACCTCGTGGTGAGTGACTACGGCAAGCGCCTGCTCTTTGATGAATCGGGGGTCAGGGCGATCGATCTGGCATCGCTGTGTCCGAGATTGGCGAAAGCCGCGACGAGGTCGAGAGTGGCGGAGCTGTCGGAGCGATTGATCGTCCATCCGAACAAGGATGTGGGCGCGGTGATCGCTTCGGGGAGTTTTATACACGACGGGATGGTGGTGATCCCGTGTTCGAGCGCGAGCCTGGGCGCGATGGCGAGCGGGAGCGGGAGCAATCTGCTTTGCCGCGCCGCGATGGTGACGCTGAAGGAGAGGCGGCCGCTGATTGTGTGCCACCGCGAGATGCCGCTGAGCCTGATCGATATTCGCAATATGGAGACGCTCGCGCTGGCGGGCGCGACGATCTGTTCGCCGAACCCGGGGTTTTACTTGTTGCCGGATTCGGTAGGGGAGATCGTGGATTTCACGGTGGGGAAGGTGCTCGATCTGTTGAAGGTGGAGCACGATCTGAAGACGAGGTGGGAGGGAGCGGAGCGCGAGGCGGATTAG
- a CDS encoding B12-binding domain-containing radical SAM protein, whose translation MSGFRVREKEMGALGMSLPGLHDRAQAIAALPPLGLLTLAGMTPANWHVSFREAPAADEALVESIVSERPDLVAISALTASILEAYALADALRVEGIPVVLGGLHVTALPEEAIAHADAVVIGDGESTWRELLLHAQRGELRRMYSPRAPFDLREAPLPRLDLLGKRERPRYTIQTARGCPLACEFCGASRLLGPFREKPLEQIEREIEAIRALQRRPLVELADDNTFAGRRDSCALLDLFAKSGIRYFTEADWRIGERPDVLERLAESGCVQVLFGVETMELRYKGMGAKGASLARVMDAAQRIQEAGVAAIGCFVVGADGEDYESLQLLAEFLQDAPLADVQLTLQTPFPGTALSRRLRAENRLLPDRGWESYTLFDLTYKPDKLSPEALENGFRHLVRMTFDREPARHRQEIRQSVWSKRMGPSNSSRSGAAA comes from the coding sequence ATGTCCGGGTTTCGGGTGCGCGAAAAGGAGATGGGCGCGCTGGGGATGTCGTTGCCGGGGCTGCACGACCGGGCGCAAGCGATCGCGGCGCTGCCGCCGCTCGGACTGCTGACCCTCGCAGGAATGACGCCTGCGAATTGGCATGTGAGTTTTCGAGAAGCTCCCGCGGCCGATGAAGCGCTGGTCGAATCGATTGTCTCGGAGAGGCCCGATCTGGTCGCAATCTCGGCTCTGACCGCTTCGATTCTCGAGGCGTATGCGCTGGCGGATGCGCTTCGTGTCGAGGGAATTCCGGTCGTTCTGGGCGGGCTGCATGTGACGGCGCTCCCGGAGGAAGCAATTGCGCACGCGGATGCGGTCGTGATCGGGGACGGAGAATCAACGTGGAGGGAGCTGCTGCTTCATGCGCAGCGGGGCGAGTTGCGGCGGATGTATTCGCCGCGTGCGCCGTTTGATCTGCGCGAGGCGCCTCTGCCGCGGCTGGATCTGTTGGGGAAAAGGGAACGGCCGCGCTACACGATCCAGACCGCGCGGGGTTGTCCGCTCGCGTGTGAATTCTGCGGTGCGAGCCGGCTGCTCGGTCCGTTCCGCGAGAAGCCACTCGAGCAGATCGAGCGGGAAATTGAAGCGATCAGAGCGCTGCAGCGCCGTCCGCTCGTGGAGTTGGCGGACGACAACACGTTCGCGGGCAGGCGCGATTCGTGCGCTCTCCTCGATCTGTTCGCGAAATCGGGCATTCGCTATTTCACGGAGGCGGACTGGCGGATCGGTGAGCGGCCCGATGTGCTCGAGCGGCTCGCAGAATCAGGTTGCGTGCAGGTGCTCTTCGGCGTTGAGACGATGGAGCTGCGCTACAAGGGGATGGGCGCGAAAGGTGCATCGCTCGCGCGGGTCATGGACGCGGCACAGCGGATCCAGGAGGCGGGAGTTGCCGCGATCGGATGCTTCGTCGTTGGCGCGGACGGTGAGGACTACGAATCGCTGCAATTGCTGGCGGAGTTTCTCCAAGATGCGCCGCTCGCGGATGTTCAATTGACCCTGCAGACTCCGTTTCCCGGCACGGCGCTCTCTCGGCGGCTTCGCGCCGAGAACCGTCTGCTGCCCGACCGAGGGTGGGAGTCGTACACGCTCTTCGACCTGACGTACAAGCCGGACAAGCTTTCGCCGGAGGCGCTCGAGAACGGTTTTCGCCATCTCGTGCGTATGACATTTGATCGTGAACCGGCACGGCACCGACAGGAGATTCGCCAATCGGTCTGGTCGAAACGAATGGGCCCTTCAAACTCGAGCCGGAGCGGGGCCGCGGCATGA